From Arthrobacter citreus, one genomic window encodes:
- a CDS encoding HU family DNA-binding protein: MNKTELINAVAKASELSKKDAGKAVDAVFETISNALSNGNKVQLIGFGNFEVRERAARKGRNPQTGEEIEIAASKIPAFSAGKALKDAVKNS, translated from the coding sequence ATGAATAAAACAGAATTGATTAACGCAGTAGCAAAAGCAAGCGAATTATCAAAAAAAGATGCAGGTAAGGCTGTTGACGCTGTATTTGAAACGATTTCGAATGCTTTATCAAATGGCAATAAAGTACAATTGATTGGCTTTGGTAATTTCGAAGTTCGAGAAAGAGCCGCAAGAAAAGGAAGAAACCCACAAACGGGTGAGGAAATTGAAATTGCTGCTTCAAAAATCCCTGCATTTTCAGCAGGAAAAGCTTTAAAAGATGCCGTTAAAAATTCTTAA
- a CDS encoding glycoside hydrolase family 25, whose amino-acid sequence MFDNIEEKKKKRKSFSYLFILLVIALLLMVLLWYQGILIPNTFNAKYYPVKGIDVSSYQGEIKWEQFQKQDIKFAFIKATEGSSFVDEYFETNWKGAEKTNLRIGAYHFFSYDSEGNTQAENFMKTVPINKQTLPPVIDVEFYGEKEKNLPNRIRVEKELHTMVQILQEHYGKQVILYTTKKANDLYIKDHFEQCDIWIRDVFTKPSLSDKRTWTFWQYTDRDRLKGYSGNEKFIDVNVFNGNEKEFEEYGY is encoded by the coding sequence ATGTTTGACAATATTGAAGAAAAAAAGAAAAAACGCAAATCATTTAGTTATCTATTCATTCTTTTAGTAATTGCATTATTGTTGATGGTATTGTTGTGGTATCAAGGTATTCTTATCCCCAATACTTTCAATGCAAAGTATTATCCTGTGAAAGGAATAGATGTTTCATCTTATCAAGGTGAAATAAAGTGGGAACAATTTCAGAAACAAGACATTAAATTTGCCTTTATTAAAGCTACTGAAGGGAGTTCTTTTGTCGATGAGTATTTTGAAACAAATTGGAAAGGTGCAGAAAAAACTAATCTACGGATTGGAGCCTATCACTTTTTTAGCTATGATAGCGAAGGTAATACCCAAGCTGAGAACTTTATGAAAACAGTACCCATTAATAAACAAACATTACCTCCAGTCATCGATGTTGAGTTTTATGGAGAGAAAGAAAAAAATCTCCCTAATCGTATTAGAGTAGAGAAAGAACTTCATACAATGGTTCAAATACTTCAAGAGCATTACGGAAAACAAGTCATTCTCTATACGACAAAAAAGGCTAATGATTTGTATATTAAAGATCATTTTGAACAATGTGATATATGGATAAGAGATGTGTTTACCAAACCTTCTTTATCAGATAAACGAACTTGGACATTTTGGCAGTACACCGACCGAGATCGATTAAAGGGATATAGTGGTAATGAAAAATTCATAGATGTAAATGTATTTAATGGAAATGAAAAGGAATTTGAAGAATATGGGTATTAA
- a CDS encoding cell wall hydrolase — translation MSRIKYNEKDVDVLARLIRAEAEGEGKQGMLAVGCVVVNRALVTCSDFKDVDTVRQAIFQYHGSDASFDAIHESYFYQKATEPYISLARQCLEDWRGYPAKYSLWYFNPWGPESKKCPATWYNQPNAGKWKNHCFYEPTGEECEQIYIRVK, via the coding sequence ATGAGCCGAATTAAGTATAATGAAAAAGACGTAGACGTATTAGCAAGGTTAATACGAGCAGAAGCAGAAGGAGAAGGCAAGCAAGGTATGTTAGCAGTAGGTTGTGTAGTTGTTAACCGTGCCTTAGTAACCTGTTCAGACTTTAAAGATGTAGATACAGTACGACAAGCAATATTTCAATATCACGGCAGTGATGCTTCATTTGATGCGATTCACGAATCTTATTTTTATCAGAAAGCAACAGAGCCTTATATCAGCTTAGCGAGACAGTGTTTAGAAGATTGGCGAGGGTATCCTGCTAAGTATTCTTTATGGTACTTTAATCCGTGGGGTCCTGAGTCGAAAAAATGTCCTGCAACTTGGTACAATCAACCAAATGCAGGTAAATGGAAAAATCACTGCTTTTATGAGCCAACTGGAGAAGAATGTGAACAAATTTATATAAGAGTAAAATAG
- a CDS encoding helix-turn-helix transcriptional regulator codes for MEITINLSEETFAELEKLVKYYKHNNLLHGKENDATIEDVIKGAIAMYLSWLPAKGRPLVSNQSFIIENKIQSIFENQGKNQKEVTELTGVGRSTISNIWNGAVPTLENFIRIWLALGKPPIEQVLTIKPVVSE; via the coding sequence GTGGAAATAACAATTAATCTGTCTGAGGAAACCTTCGCTGAGTTAGAAAAGTTAGTAAAATACTATAAGCATAATAACCTTTTACATGGTAAGGAGAATGATGCAACAATTGAAGATGTCATAAAAGGTGCAATAGCAATGTATCTTTCTTGGTTACCAGCAAAAGGGAGACCATTGGTATCAAATCAATCTTTTATTATAGAGAATAAGATTCAAAGTATATTTGAGAATCAAGGTAAAAATCAAAAAGAGGTTACTGAATTAACTGGTGTAGGTAGAAGCACTATTAGTAATATATGGAACGGTGCCGTTCCTACTTTAGAGAATTTCATTCGAATTTGGCTAGCTTTAGGCAAGCCACCAATAGAGCAAGTATTAACAATTAAGCCTGTGGTATCTGAATAG
- a CDS encoding DNA repair protein RadC yields the protein MELTSIFEVVRIKQEIREVSETFAFGRITSPIEAQKLAASFIADEDREVFLVLMLNTKNEVVGLHKAHVGSLNASVVHPRDVMKCAILNNATSIIVSHQHPSGDSTPSREDIEVTKRLVEAGKIMGIEVLDHIIVSYKGNYYSLKEHGKM from the coding sequence ATGGAATTAACATCAATCTTTGAAGTGGTACGAATTAAGCAGGAAATTAGGGAAGTATCAGAAACGTTTGCATTCGGTCGAATTACATCGCCAATAGAAGCACAAAAATTAGCGGCTTCCTTTATCGCAGACGAAGACAGGGAAGTATTTCTTGTGCTTATGTTGAATACCAAAAATGAAGTTGTAGGATTACATAAAGCACATGTAGGAAGTTTAAATGCAAGCGTCGTTCATCCCAGAGACGTTATGAAATGTGCTATTTTAAACAATGCAACTTCCATAATTGTCAGCCATCAGCATCCAAGCGGCGATAGTACACCGAGTAGGGAAGATATAGAAGTTACAAAACGACTTGTAGAAGCAGGGAAAATCATGGGAATTGAAGTACTTGACCATATTATCGTTAGCTATAAGGGGAATTATTACAGCTTGAAAGAACACGGGAAGATGTAA
- a CDS encoding hotdog fold thioesterase — MKKKIDEYQIYEKYYDQIYKQVKNDPYAQSLGIELLKFEAGFAEAMLEVQDHMVNAYGTVHGAIMYALADHAFSVACNAYGKISVGLSTTIHFIEAAKPGDKIVARATEVRRNFRTGFYHIEIFHEENLIATMEAVSYRKDHYFIELDEQL; from the coding sequence GTGAAGAAAAAAATTGATGAGTATCAAATTTATGAAAAATACTATGATCAAATTTATAAACAAGTAAAAAATGATCCGTATGCTCAATCACTAGGAATAGAGTTATTAAAATTTGAAGCTGGTTTTGCAGAAGCAATGTTAGAAGTTCAGGACCATATGGTAAATGCTTATGGAACCGTACATGGAGCAATTATGTATGCTTTAGCCGACCATGCTTTTTCGGTAGCTTGTAATGCATATGGGAAGATCTCAGTAGGACTGTCAACCACAATCCATTTTATCGAAGCAGCTAAACCAGGAGACAAAATAGTTGCTCGTGCAACCGAAGTCAGACGAAACTTCCGGACTGGGTTTTATCATATAGAAATTTTCCACGAAGAAAATCTAATAGCAACAATGGAGGCAGTTTCTTATCGTAAGGACCACTATTTTATTGAGCTTGACGAACAATTATAA
- a CDS encoding multidrug effflux MFS transporter, which translates to MESKSTNYSLVFAILLAVFSAIGPFTIDMYLASFPDMMGYFETKATIVQASLTTCILGVAFGQIMMGALSDVHGRRKPLFISMIVYAFSSFACAFAPNITIFIILRFIQGFSGSAGIVISRAIVRDLYSGIELTKFFSLLTVIGNLAPLIAPLAGSVVISFVSWVGIFIFLGIFGIILSTITTWKIKESLPKERRVSSDFMGLLRNFKELLKDRKFIGYAFVQGVLFSGVFAYISGATFIYQNIYGVSPQVFSMLFALNGISLILGAQLVKILAGRVKEDSILFIGLLIAFISGVIVLMDVFLHGPLIMLVIPLSLLNSAVGITGPTSFALAMESQGHIAGSAAALLGVVPTLLGAITSPLVGIAGEYSAVPYGVIIFTTSMLSVFIYFTISKNSKSHSIPRKFS; encoded by the coding sequence GTGGAATCAAAGTCGACTAATTATTCGCTTGTCTTCGCTATATTGTTGGCCGTATTTTCTGCAATTGGACCGTTTACTATTGATATGTATTTAGCATCATTTCCTGACATGATGGGCTATTTTGAAACAAAGGCTACAATTGTTCAAGCAAGTTTGACCACTTGTATTTTAGGAGTAGCATTCGGTCAAATTATGATGGGTGCATTAAGTGACGTTCATGGCAGGCGCAAACCTCTATTTATTTCTATGATCGTGTACGCTTTTTCTTCGTTTGCATGTGCTTTCGCACCTAATATCACGATATTTATTATTTTGCGTTTCATACAAGGATTTTCTGGTTCAGCCGGTATTGTAATTTCTCGTGCAATCGTTAGGGATTTATATAGCGGCATTGAACTGACAAAGTTTTTTTCACTTTTAACAGTCATCGGTAATCTTGCTCCATTAATTGCACCACTTGCGGGAAGTGTTGTAATTTCTTTTGTCTCTTGGGTTGGGATATTTATCTTTTTGGGGATCTTCGGAATTATATTATCAACTATAACTACATGGAAAATCAAAGAAAGTCTACCTAAAGAACGGCGTGTCTCTAGTGACTTCATGGGATTATTACGGAATTTTAAAGAGTTACTAAAAGATAGGAAATTCATTGGATATGCTTTTGTTCAAGGGGTATTGTTTTCAGGTGTTTTTGCCTATATATCCGGAGCCACGTTTATTTATCAAAATATTTATGGCGTATCACCCCAAGTGTTTTCTATGCTTTTTGCTTTAAATGGAATTAGTTTAATTCTAGGGGCTCAACTTGTGAAGATATTAGCTGGGCGAGTTAAGGAAGATAGTATTCTGTTTATCGGCCTTTTAATAGCCTTTATATCTGGAGTGATCGTCTTGATGGATGTCTTTTTACATGGTCCATTAATAATGTTAGTCATTCCGCTTTCCTTATTAAACTCTGCCGTTGGTATTACAGGTCCGACTTCTTTTGCATTAGCAATGGAATCACAGGGACACATCGCAGGTAGTGCTGCCGCACTATTGGGTGTCGTGCCAACTTTATTGGGCGCAATAACATCCCCGCTTGTGGGGATTGCAGGTGAATATTCTGCAGTACCTTACGGAGTAATTATTTTCACAACGAGTATGTTGTCAGTCTTTATATATTTTACTATATCTAAAAATAGTAAATCACACTCGATTCCAAGGAAATTTAGTTAA
- a CDS encoding MarR family transcriptional regulator — MIKYNTASIVGKIRDAVNNLILTELNNHGVNGIAPSHGDILVCLYEKNGLSVKELAGKIHRTQPTVTVLVDKLQKLGYVVRIKSKEDSRVTLVNLTELGISLKPIFNDISDKLNTVIYGDLITEEKERLEYLLEKVLKRF, encoded by the coding sequence ATGATAAAATATAACACAGCATCAATTGTTGGAAAGATTAGAGACGCAGTAAATAATTTAATTTTGACGGAACTTAACAATCACGGCGTGAATGGTATTGCTCCTTCTCATGGAGATATCTTAGTGTGCCTATACGAAAAAAATGGCTTATCCGTGAAGGAACTGGCTGGAAAAATTCATCGTACTCAGCCGACAGTAACAGTATTAGTAGATAAGTTACAAAAACTTGGTTATGTAGTAAGAATAAAGAGTAAGGAGGATAGTAGAGTAACTTTAGTCAATCTTACGGAATTAGGTATTAGTTTGAAGCCGATTTTTAATGACATTTCAGATAAATTAAACACGGTTATTTATGGTGATTTAATAACAGAAGAAAAAGAAAGGTTGGAATACTTGTTAGAAAAAGTCCTAAAAAGGTTCTAA
- a CDS encoding VOC family protein — translation MAKQISKLQTYISPLLKIKLIRELILLPSTISGKRRLNKTEEYPVTKTSLISHIERVAIYVSDLENSINWYVEKLGFTLENITDQFEVEALPNQLIRCALLNTKNQRKALVLVERRDAGGKKIIPSTNGYFHIAFEIEEHRSSFEFAQRLKEKNVFISYGPVKHSHEGDGEIGGNIAVYCLDPDNHYLEFFFDMDKYDSVYNS, via the coding sequence ATGGCAAAACAAATAAGTAAATTACAGACTTATATAAGTCCTTTGTTAAAAATTAAATTAATACGAGAGCTAATTTTGTTACCTTCAACGATTTCTGGGAAAAGGCGATTGAATAAAACTGAAGAATACCCAGTAACAAAAACGTCGTTAATTTCACACATTGAAAGAGTGGCTATATACGTATCTGATTTAGAGAATTCAATAAATTGGTATGTAGAAAAGTTAGGCTTCACTTTAGAAAATATTACTGATCAATTTGAAGTTGAGGCATTACCGAATCAATTAATACGTTGTGCTCTACTAAATACGAAGAATCAAAGAAAAGCTCTTGTTTTAGTAGAAAGAAGAGATGCTGGTGGTAAAAAAATCATTCCGTCAACCAATGGATATTTTCATATTGCTTTTGAAATTGAAGAGCATCGCTCGTCCTTTGAATTTGCTCAACGTTTAAAAGAAAAAAATGTGTTTATAAGCTACGGTCCAGTAAAACATAGCCATGAGGGTGATGGTGAGATTGGTGGTAATATTGCAGTTTACTGTTTAGACCCAGATAATCATTATTTAGAATTCTTTTTTGATATGGATAAATATGATTCCGTGTACAATTCATGA
- a CDS encoding VOC family protein has translation MKNNLKRENYPELAKLQHVVFYVNDLQESQRFYEKIFDLKCSATAHPDSSAAMRIVGNTMKFFSFGRYHHDICLVQSPKVKIDCDQWNHYTLKLANGVSIDEVKRRLKSFHVPYFNGRVLPIFYNEQEAIHFKDPNGHVIEVVE, from the coding sequence ATGAAAAACAATTTGAAACGTGAAAATTACCCTGAATTAGCCAAACTACAACATGTAGTTTTTTATGTAAATGATTTGCAAGAATCACAACGTTTTTATGAAAAGATTTTTGATCTAAAATGTTCAGCCACTGCTCATCCAGATAGTAGTGCAGCAATGAGGATCGTAGGGAATACTATGAAGTTTTTTAGTTTTGGTCGTTATCATCATGATATTTGTTTAGTACAAAGCCCTAAAGTGAAAATTGATTGTGACCAATGGAATCATTACACGCTTAAATTAGCAAACGGAGTTAGTATAGATGAAGTGAAAAGGCGATTAAAATCTTTTCATGTACCATATTTCAACGGAAGAGTGTTACCAATATTTTATAATGAACAAGAAGCAATTCACTTTAAGGATCCAAACGGACATGTAATTGAAGTCGTTGAATAG
- a CDS encoding NADPH-dependent oxidoreductase, protein MNKVLETIMNHKSIRKFKDIKLTDEQITTIIKAAQMAPSSLFLQDYAIIGISDPKIKEQLFQLTKGRWVKENGLLLIFCSDLHRISVLASDEQKKKLKLAHKFGPFKKISTINTSIAAQNAALAAESMGLGVVYSGAIAEHEKAVKKILKLPKNVIPLFGLCIGVPDSTPEQKPRLPLHAVYFQNEYNQDEEAQKELLIQYDNTMNNYYAARTDNKRVINWSQKCLDLIKQIPTSKIGFIKFALKRFLSDK, encoded by the coding sequence ATGAATAAAGTATTAGAAACAATCATGAACCATAAATCGATTAGAAAATTTAAAGATATAAAACTAACTGACGAACAAATCACGACAATTATAAAAGCTGCACAAATGGCACCATCATCACTCTTTTTGCAAGATTATGCCATAATAGGCATTTCGGATCCGAAAATTAAAGAACAACTTTTTCAACTTACAAAAGGTCGTTGGGTGAAAGAAAATGGATTACTTCTTATTTTTTGCTCGGATTTACATCGAATTTCTGTTTTAGCAAGTGATGAACAAAAAAAGAAACTAAAATTAGCTCATAAATTTGGTCCGTTTAAAAAGATTTCTACTATTAATACTTCTATCGCAGCTCAAAATGCTGCTCTAGCTGCCGAATCAATGGGGTTAGGAGTTGTGTATAGTGGTGCGATAGCTGAACATGAGAAAGCTGTCAAAAAGATTTTAAAACTACCGAAAAATGTAATACCTTTATTTGGTCTTTGCATTGGTGTACCAGATAGTACACCTGAACAAAAACCTCGACTGCCATTACATGCAGTATATTTTCAAAATGAATACAATCAAGATGAGGAAGCACAAAAAGAGTTGCTTATTCAGTACGATAACACAATGAATAATTATTATGCAGCAAGAACGGATAATAAAAGAGTAATTAACTGGTCTCAAAAGTGTCTCGATCTAATCAAACAAATTCCTACTTCTAAAATTGGCTTCATAAAATTTGCGTTAAAAAGATTTTTATCAGATAAATAA
- a CDS encoding MarR family transcriptional regulator — translation MDKIKKNILDGYIKLIEKNNEEDREKTWLIQNCKNQELLVILQDVTILMLHVLDFIQKHQPVKGITVANELSMQRGTITKITRKLAEKNLIIKEYLPNNNKEIYFKTTEMGNELCHLHQMLHKEINKNYVKFIDQYSKQELIFLEKILDDLSKTSFVNLNNSN, via the coding sequence TTGGATAAAATTAAGAAGAATATATTAGATGGATATATTAAATTAATTGAGAAAAACAATGAAGAGGATAGAGAAAAAACTTGGTTAATTCAAAATTGTAAAAACCAAGAGTTATTAGTGATCTTGCAGGATGTTACTATTTTGATGTTACATGTATTAGATTTTATTCAAAAACATCAACCAGTAAAAGGTATCACTGTTGCTAATGAATTAAGTATGCAGAGAGGTACTATTACGAAGATAACTAGGAAATTAGCAGAAAAGAATTTAATCATAAAAGAATATCTTCCAAATAATAACAAAGAAATCTATTTTAAGACGACTGAAATGGGAAATGAACTTTGTCATTTACATCAAATGCTCCACAAAGAAATAAACAAAAATTATGTAAAGTTTATTGATCAATATAGTAAACAAGAACTCATTTTCTTAGAGAAAATATTAGATGATTTGTCGAAGACTTCGTTTGTTAATTTGAATAATTCAAATTAG
- a CDS encoding FtsX-like permease family protein: protein MALKSIKGNKIRAFLTMLGIIIGVSSVIVMVAIGQGSTKEVKNQIGSLGTNLLTVSVTGSDVSFKEDDANQIQDVSGVEAIAPTVSGRVTVKNGQTNTQVSMIGTTSSYLDVRDLQMQSGRFIADLDHDNHSKIAVLGSDTAQTLFGLSDPVGESVKVNGTSYKVVGVLESVGSSLGTSGDSTIIVPLSTAQRLASTTSIGSVYVKVDNEDMVNFTSRLIEQTMYTIVGDADSYSVSSQEDLMETASSVNETMTLMLGGSAAISLIVGGIGIMNIMLVSVSERTKEIGIRKAIGAKRGNILLQFLIESIVLSSFGGILGVGIGVISAQIFTLATGTTIAFSVPVMLLSFVFSLLVGVVFGVFPANKASKLEPIQALRYE, encoded by the coding sequence ATGGCACTAAAGAGCATTAAAGGAAATAAAATAAGAGCATTTCTAACGATGCTGGGTATTATTATCGGTGTATCCTCTGTTATTGTCATGGTTGCGATAGGACAAGGGTCAACAAAAGAAGTAAAAAATCAAATTGGCAGCCTTGGTACAAACTTATTAACTGTAAGTGTTACTGGTTCAGATGTTTCATTTAAAGAAGATGATGCAAATCAGATTCAGGATGTCAGTGGTGTTGAAGCAATTGCTCCAACTGTATCAGGAAGAGTAACCGTAAAAAATGGACAAACAAACACACAAGTGTCAATGATAGGAACAACTTCTTCTTATTTAGATGTCCGTGATTTGCAGATGCAATCAGGGCGTTTCATCGCAGACTTAGATCATGACAATCACTCAAAAATAGCGGTACTTGGTTCAGACACTGCCCAAACATTATTTGGGCTAAGTGATCCAGTTGGAGAATCTGTAAAGGTGAACGGAACGTCCTATAAAGTTGTTGGGGTTCTTGAATCAGTTGGAAGTTCATTAGGAACAAGTGGAGATAGTACGATCATTGTGCCACTTAGCACGGCACAACGCTTGGCATCTACTACTTCAATTGGGTCAGTATATGTAAAGGTAGATAATGAAGATATGGTTAATTTTACATCACGCCTTATCGAACAAACAATGTATACGATTGTTGGTGATGCTGATAGTTATAGTGTATCCAGTCAAGAAGACTTAATGGAAACAGCATCATCTGTCAATGAAACAATGACATTAATGTTAGGCGGAAGTGCTGCTATTTCTCTTATCGTTGGCGGTATCGGTATTATGAATATTATGCTTGTATCAGTTTCAGAACGTACCAAGGAAATTGGTATTAGAAAAGCAATTGGAGCAAAGCGTGGAAACATACTTCTTCAATTCCTCATAGAATCAATTGTATTAAGTTCATTTGGAGGAATACTAGGAGTTGGAATTGGGGTAATAAGTGCCCAAATATTTACTTTAGCAACAGGAACGACAATTGCATTTTCCGTACCTGTCATGCTGTTATCATTTGTATTCTCTTTATTAGTTGGAGTTGTATTCGGTGTATTTCCGGCGAACAAGGCTTCTAAGCTTGAACCGATTCAAGCTCTTAGATATGAATAA
- a CDS encoding ABC transporter ATP-binding protein: protein MIQIKSMKKLYELGGEMVMALQSVSLDIQKGDFISIIGPSGSGKSTFMNMIGCLDRPDSGEYLLDSEEVGKMKSSQLAAIRNEKIGFIFQNFNLLPKLTAVENVEVPLIYRGMKAAERREFALGALKKVGLIDRANHLPTQLSGGQQQRVAIARALAGQPPILLADEPTGALDSKTSKEILEIMTTLNEQGHTIILITHDLEVAKRANRIVRIHDGHLYENGGVEFADNENGTKEH from the coding sequence ATTATTCAAATTAAAAGCATGAAGAAATTGTATGAACTTGGCGGCGAAATGGTAATGGCACTTCAAAGTGTTTCCCTGGATATTCAAAAAGGTGACTTTATCTCGATCATAGGTCCATCAGGTTCCGGAAAATCAACATTTATGAACATGATTGGATGCTTAGATCGACCAGATTCAGGTGAATACTTGTTAGATAGTGAAGAAGTAGGGAAAATGAAGAGCTCACAACTTGCGGCCATTCGAAATGAAAAAATAGGGTTTATTTTTCAAAACTTCAATCTTTTACCAAAGCTAACAGCTGTTGAAAATGTAGAGGTTCCTCTCATTTATCGCGGAATGAAAGCGGCGGAACGAAGAGAATTTGCTTTAGGGGCGTTAAAAAAAGTAGGATTGATAGATAGAGCAAATCATTTACCAACCCAATTATCTGGGGGACAGCAGCAACGTGTCGCAATTGCGCGTGCGTTGGCTGGACAACCTCCTATTTTACTAGCAGATGAACCAACTGGTGCACTAGACAGTAAAACAAGTAAGGAAATTTTGGAGATTATGACTACATTAAATGAGCAGGGGCATACCATTATTCTCATTACCCATGATTTGGAAGTAGCAAAACGAGCAAATCGTATTGTTCGTATACACGATGGACATCTATATGAGAATGGAGGTGTGGAGTTTGCAGACAATGAGAATGGCACTAAAGAGCATTAA
- a CDS encoding efflux RND transporter periplasmic adaptor subunit — protein MKKWIIISVIIVVIGGTSAWFFLGKKDQAQNVAAAAQITTVEKGNLEVEVSGSGSVTAITDQDVTAANTILVVDSVSVTSGEMVDKGDTLVTFKNGDVVTAPTDGEITKVYVASGSGASQGKILLRMEDEDEVEIPIIREDTGSSSASSGEGNTGSSSLVADTVSVKEGDVVKAGATLVTFTDGSILKAPVAGTITSLSVASGDSVQSSAPVAHITNYSKLQTTISVDELDVTKVKVGQVVKITASAFEDETFEGKVTKVATVGTSSNGVSSFDVTVQITAPKSLKIGMSTEASISIENKENVLYVPVEAVYTSGEEKYVLVPISSDDSTQSTKKVTVETGISNDKSVEITSGLEEGESVQIPKVQSSGNSSQEGMMMPGGDFPSGGGQGGNGGGTPSPGGQGGNGGGQGGN, from the coding sequence TTGAAAAAGTGGATTATTATTTCAGTTATTATTGTTGTAATAGGAGGAACGAGTGCATGGTTCTTCTTAGGTAAAAAAGATCAAGCTCAAAATGTTGCGGCTGCAGCACAAATAACAACAGTAGAAAAAGGAAATTTAGAGGTAGAAGTAAGTGGTTCGGGTTCGGTTACAGCAATTACAGACCAAGATGTAACAGCTGCAAATACAATTCTTGTTGTAGATAGTGTAAGTGTTACATCTGGTGAAATGGTAGATAAAGGTGACACACTTGTAACTTTTAAGAATGGTGATGTTGTTACTGCTCCAACTGATGGAGAAATCACAAAGGTTTATGTAGCGAGTGGTAGCGGTGCTTCTCAAGGTAAAATACTTCTTCGTATGGAAGATGAGGATGAGGTTGAAATACCGATTATAAGAGAAGACACGGGTAGCTCATCAGCAAGTTCAGGTGAAGGAAATACTGGAAGTAGCAGTTTAGTAGCAGATACTGTAAGTGTGAAAGAAGGCGATGTTGTAAAAGCTGGAGCAACACTTGTAACGTTTACAGACGGAAGTATTTTAAAGGCACCAGTTGCTGGAACAATTACAAGCCTTTCTGTTGCAAGTGGCGATTCTGTACAAAGTTCTGCACCAGTTGCGCATATAACAAACTATAGCAAATTACAAACAACCATTAGTGTTGATGAATTAGATGTAACAAAGGTAAAAGTAGGACAGGTGGTAAAAATAACAGCAAGTGCCTTTGAAGATGAAACATTCGAAGGAAAAGTAACGAAAGTAGCAACAGTAGGAACATCTTCAAATGGAGTGTCTTCATTTGATGTAACTGTACAAATCACAGCTCCAAAAAGCCTTAAGATTGGTATGTCGACAGAAGCCAGTATCTCAATAGAGAATAAAGAAAACGTTCTATATGTTCCAGTAGAAGCTGTGTATACAAGCGGTGAGGAAAAATATGTATTAGTTCCTATATCTTCAGATGATTCCACTCAATCAACAAAGAAAGTAACAGTAGAAACTGGAATTTCAAATGATAAGTCTGTAGAAATTACAAGTGGGTTAGAAGAAGGAGAGTCCGTTCAAATACCGAAAGTCCAATCTAGTGGTAATTCTTCTCAGGAAGGAATGATGATGCCAGGCGGTGACTTTCCAAGTGGAGGCGGACAAGGAGGAAATGGAGGCGGAACTCCATCACCCGGCGGACAAGGAGGAAATGGAGGAGGTCAAGGAGGAAACTAA
- a CDS encoding DUF3963 domain-containing protein, with translation MISIGRYKHDLNKWVENITCR, from the coding sequence TTGATTAGTATTGGAAGGTATAAACATGACCTCAATAAATGGGTTGAAAATATTACTTGTAGATGA
- a CDS encoding DUF2187 family protein, producing the protein MKFKEKKIAELGDHVFFKKGIEGIVEKVNENTVIVNIIDNKTELVFEGNRTVVAHKNYQVIDGV; encoded by the coding sequence ATGAAATTCAAGGAGAAAAAAATAGCTGAATTGGGCGATCATGTCTTTTTTAAGAAAGGTATTGAAGGTATTGTTGAAAAGGTCAATGAAAATACAGTTATTGTAAATATAATTGATAATAAAACGGAATTGGTGTTTGAAGGAAACAGAACAGTTGTAGCACATAAAAATTACCAAGTGATAGATGGAGTTTAA